CCGTATCAAGCAATACTCGCATTGGACGATCACGCGATCGCTTGTTGATCATGACGGTGAATGGCTACTCGCGGCGGCAGATTCTTTCGGCGGACACCTCTACGTAACTCTATGGGCCGATGGTGCGCTTCTGTTTCGCATGATGGTTGGTTACGCCAACGACCAATGGGACTGGGAATTGCGTTTCCATGGCAATCATACCGCATTCACTCCGTCCCAAATTCTCGATCGGTTTATTGCGACGATGACTGTCCCCCGCGCAGAACTCATGGAACTCTGGAGCGATGTCTCGCCGCACGTGGAGTACGGCCGAACTCGCAAGTAGCGGCAAACAACATGGTTTTTACGCTAGGCCTTCGGCACACCTTCCTTGGTTGGTCACGCGAGCTGGCCTTGGTAAAATTTCCGACAGTTCAGGCAACGCTCGCTTCGTTTAGGGCGGTTTCGTAAAACCCTTCCGTTGTGCGACCTCATCCAATGAGATTCTTCGTCGATTCAATCAATGAGTCATCGCTGATACTCGGACGCAACGAGAATACCGACATACCTGTCGGTTCCGTTTTCACATTGATTGGGAAGACCCGGCTGAATGACCGGACGACGTGGACATCGACGGACCTTGGTGCTGTGGCTACCGTTTCTCTTACGCTCGTAATCGTTCATTGGTATCAACGCGAAATTGACAATGTTCCGGGCGGCCACACCGCCGGTCTCGCTGTCAGCGGTACGGGCCTTGATCTGCTTTCTGAGCACCTCGACCGTCTTGCTGATGACGAATCCCTGTATTTGGCCGCAGCGTAGTGCAACGGTCGCACAACATGTTTTTTACGCTGAGGCCTTCGGGCACACCTTCCAACTTTGCCAACGCGGGCTGGCATTCGTACAATCTCTCGTAGTTCAGACATCACTTGCTTCGTTTAGGGCGGTGTCGTAAAAATCTTCCGTAGTACGACCTAGCGATGATTGAATTCCTGATCCTCCGCGATGATGGGCAATGGTTCGACTTCCACTACGACCAGATTCCCGAGATGCTGCATCCGTCGACCTTTGACTTCTCGGTAGTGGACGGGTGGGGCACGCATCGCATCCGCATCGGTGACACCGATATCTCGTTCTCGGACGAAGATCCCGGCTTTCAGGTGTGCTTCGAGGGCGACGGCATTGACGAGGATACCGCTGCCAGAATCGTCGCTGAGGTTGCCGCCAACATTACATCAGTCACGGGGCAATCCCATCGTATAGTCGCCCTGTAGCGCAACCGGGCCGTACAACATGGTTTTTACGCCGAGGCCCTTCGGGCACGACTTGGCTCTTTGGCAACGGGCCATGGCATTGGTACAATCTCTCGTAGTTCACACGTCGCTCGCTTCGTTTAGGGCGGTGTCGTAAAACCCTTCCGTTGTGTCACCTATGCCCATCGGTTTGTTCGTCCTATCACCACTTCCTGACGGACGCACAACTTCTTACGGCTTGGGGTCAGCCAGGGACAAGCTTGATCCCAAAGCCAATGTTCAAGGCAAGCCGCATCGCGGCGCGAGGTGGTTGGATTGTTAAAGCGACGTCGTGTGGCATTACGAAACGCTAGTGGGAGTGCAGCACGATGTATCGCAGTGCCATGGATGGCGTGTGGCATTCAGAAGGAATACAGGAAAATGGGTGACAGGAAAATGAAGATGCTGCATATTGGGGCTGCCCATTTTTCTGTCCCTCATCTTCCTGTAAATTCAGCTTTGCTTGATTGATCAATGAAGCGATGCTTCGCGATGTCAATTCCTACACACTGAACTTATTAACAACCCACAATACCTTGCCAGCAACAATGGAATAGAATCGGGGTAATCAAACGCGAGCCTTCAAACGTAGAGTCTCGCCTCTGTCAAGTACAACACCGCGTCGTACATAACTCCGTTAGGCGTCCTATATGTTTCGCATGTCACGACTGCCGTGAATGACGCGAGACACCTCGATGCCGCGTTCGGTCGCGCGGAAGAAGATCACGTAATTGCCGACGCTGAATGAACGGGCCCCTGGCGCTCCAATGGCACTCCAAATCCTGGCCGCAATTCGCCCATTTCAGGCTGGGTCGCAATCGTTTCGCACGTCTCCCGAATCTTGCGTAACCATTCACGTGCCGCCTCCGGCTTGTCCCTCGCAATAGATTCAACAATGCCGAATAAGTCGTCGTCTGCCTCCGGTGCATAGATGACGTTCGCCATTAGCCTTTACCGTTCTCAATTTCTCGAATACGCTCTTCCGCACGTCGGTAGACATCTTCGGCCGGAATACCTTTCCCGGCGTCCAACTGATCGAATCCCTTTCGTACTTCAGCGTGAAGCGTTTCCCTTGCCTGCAACAAACGCAACCCTTCCGCAAGTACATCGGATTCGTTCAGGAATCTCTTTTCGGAGACCATTCGTTGAACAAAGGGGACTAAATCGCTTGGGATCTCTGCTGTCATGACTATCTCAATTTTGACTGGCTCGGCAGCGATGTTGGTCGTAGAACATTGTTTTTGTGTAAGGCCCCTTCGGGGACATCTTCGGCGTGGTTTTGGCCGCGGCTCCATTATACAATCAAATCAGATTCAGAACATCTTCGCTTCAGTTGCGGCGATGTCGTAAAAACCTTCCGTTGGCCGCTCGAAATTGGCAATGACTCACCACGAACTGCCCGCTGATTTGCTCACGTTTCTTTCGGGTGATCACCATCTCGATTACGATTCGTCCGATTGCGAGATCGGGCGTTTCTCGTTCCATCGTCTAGCCGATGTCCGCACGATCGAACTTCTACTCAGCACGCACGGCGACGACTGGATCGCTGACGATCCGCACAATGGCGAGGGCCATTACATTGTGGATGCTTTCGATTTGCTTGCTGACTGCGATGGCTATGATCCAGAAGGCCTATTCGTTTTTGTGCCGAAACTGGCCACCTATGCTTCATTCGACTGTGATCACGAATCTCTCGTGATGTATCCCAATCTAAGTTGGGCGCAATTTGCGGCCGATCCGGTCCGCTACATCAACGCCGCTTGGGGACCGGATCCTGACATTGCTGTTGCGGTCAATCCCATTGGGCAATTTCCACATCGCCCGTAGCGGCGGCCAACACTGTGTGGCCGCTGAGTTGCGGCATCCATGCCGCAAACGCCTTCCTTCTTCATTCCACGCGGGCTCTCGTTGTATAATCGTCCCGATGGCCAACGTCTTTCGCTTCGATCGGGGGCGGCGTCGGCCACACAACCCGTTGTCGGACCTAGGTCAACGATCGTGCCGACCGTGTACCAGCAAATCCTAGCACTTCTCGCCGATCCACACTTCCACGACGACTTTGTGGATGACGATCTCAGCGATGCCGTCGCGTCCCTTGCGTCCGATGTGGGGTGGCAGCCGGTCCTGAACGCGATGCTAGATGTTCTCCGTGACAGTTCGCTCACAAGACACTGGTACGATGTTGTTGCATGCCTGTTCGCTTGTGATTGCCACACACTTCCATTGCCCTGCGATCGCTCGTATATCACCGCGTTGCTCTATGAC
The window above is part of the Novipirellula caenicola genome. Proteins encoded here:
- a CDS encoding type II toxin-antitoxin system RelE/ParE family toxin; protein product: MANVIYAPEADDDLFGIVESIARDKPEAAREWLRKIRETCETIATQPEMGELRPGFGVPLERQGPVHSASAIT